In one window of Meleagris gallopavo isolate NT-WF06-2002-E0010 breed Aviagen turkey brand Nicholas breeding stock chromosome 4, Turkey_5.1, whole genome shotgun sequence DNA:
- the ARHGAP24 gene encoding rho GTPase-activating protein 24, translating into MGCRRRQRLLISFGESQLSATSLHTGIFGQKLEDTVRYEKRYGNRLAPMLVEQCVDFIRQRGLKEEGLFRLPGQANLVKELQDAFDCGEKPSFDSNTDVHTVASLLKLYLRELPEPVIPYAKYEDFLSCAKMLSKEEEMGLIELVKQVKSLPAVNYNLLKYICRFLDEVQSYSGINKMSVQNLATVFGPNILRPKVEDPLTIMEGTVVVQQLMSVMISKHEELFPKDADPDVGPEVCNNNNEMPKKAIVGQLQNKENNNTKETAVRRCSWDKPESPQRGSMDNESPTALPGSKTNSPRNSIQKLDVTRSPPLTVKKNPAFNKGSGIVTNGSFSSSVESHEKSQTLPNCTLQARRTSSLKGPVTKMGTQSMQNGGVRMGVSSTDGLTNTLNNRSPGWAPNGCVTLRDNKQKESVSESGQHNRLSTYDNVHQQFSTVNSDDKQSVDSATWSTSSCEISLPEHSNSCRSSTTTCPEQDFFAGNFEDSVLDGPPQEDLSNTGDYENRSDRRSVGGHSSRATSSSDNSETFVANSTNNHSALHSLVSSLKQEMAKQKLEYETRIKSLEQRNLTLETEMIALHEELDQERKKFTMVEIKMRNAERAKEDAEKRNDMLQKEMEQFFSTFGELTVEPRRPERGNTIWIQ; encoded by the exons ATGGGTTGCAGGAGAAGACAAAGGCTCCTCATATCATTTGGTGAATCACAACTGAGTGCTACCTCTCTTCACACAGGTATTTTTGGCCAGAAGCTAGAAGACACTGTCCGGTATGAGAAGCGATATGGGAACCGCCTGGCTCCCATGCTGGTGGAGCAGTGCGTCGATTTCATCCGACAGCGGGGGCTGAAGGAAGAAGGCCTATTCCGACTGCCTGGGCAGGCTAATCTTGTcaaggagctgcaggatgcATTTGACTGTGGAGAGAAGCCTTCTTTTGATAG CAATACAGATGTGCACACGGTGGCATCACTGCTGAAGCTGTACCTAAGGGAACTCCCAGAGCCAGTCATACCATATGCAAAATatgaagattttctttcctgtgccAAGATGCTcagcaaggaagaagaaatg GGCCTGATAGAATTAGTGAAGCAAGTGAAGAGCCTGCCGGCTGTCAATTATAATCTGCTGAAATACATCTGTAG ATTCCTGGATGAAGTCCAGTCTTATTCAGGCATAAACAAAATGAGCGTGCAAAATCTGGCTACTGTTTTTGGCCCCAACATCCTCCGCCCTAAAGTGGAAGATCCTTTGACTATCATGGAGG GTACGGTAGTAGTCCAGCAGTTAATGTCAGTGATGATAAGCAAACACGAAGAGCTGTTTCCCAAGGATGCAGACCCTGATGTGGGACCCGAGGTGTGCAACAATAACAATGAAATGCCAAAGAAAGCAATCGTTGGACAGctacaaaacaaagagaacaacaaCACAAAGGAGACAGCAGTGAGGCGCTGCTCTTGGGATAAACCTGAGTCTCCCCAAAGGGGAAGCATGGACAATGAGTCTCCAACTGCACTGCCAGGCAGCAAGACTAATAGCCCTAGAAACAGCATCCAGAAATTAGATGTCACCAGAAGCCCACCactcacagtgaaaaaaaatcctgcttttaATAAAGGCAGTGGCATAGTCACCAATGGGTCgttcagcagctctgtggagagcCATGAGAAGAGCCAGACCTTACCAAACTGTACCCTGCAAGCCAGGAGAACATCCTCCCTGAAAGGACCGGTGACTAAAATGGGCACACAAAGCATGCAGAATGGAGGTGTGAGGATGGGAGTTTCTAGCACCGATGGGCTCACCAACACCCTCAACAACCGAAGCCCAGGCTGGGCACCCAATGGCTGTGTCACACTGAGGGACAACAAGCAGAAGGAATCAGTGAGTGAGTCGGGTCAGCACAACAGGCTCTCCACTTATGACAATGTCCACCAGCAGTTCTCCACGGTGAACTCTGATGACAAACAGAGCGTGGACAGTGCTACCTGGTCAACATCCTCCTGTGAAATATCCCTCCCTGAGCACTCTAACTCCTGTCGTTCGTCCACCACCACCTGCCCCGAGCAGGACTTCTTTGCGGGTAACTTTGAAGACTCCGTGCTGGATGGACCACCACAGGAAGACCTCTCTAACACTGGTGACTATGAGAATAGAAGTGACCGAAGGAGTGTGGGGggccacagcagcagagccaccaGCAGCAGTGATAACAGTGAAACGTTTGTTGCCAACAGTACTAACAATCATAGTGCTCTGCACAGCCTGGTGTCCAGCTTGAAGCAAGAGATGGCCAAACAAAAACTCGAGTATGAGACAAGGATAAAAAG CTTGGAACAGAGAAATCTCACCCTGGAGACGGAAATGATAGCCCTGCATGAAGAGCTGGATCAGGAGCGGAAGAAGTTCACAATGGTGGAAATCAAAATGCGTAATGCAGAACGGGCCAAAGAGGATGCAGAGAAGAGGAATGACatgctgcagaaggaaatggaGCAGTTTTTCTCTACTTTTGGAGAACTGACAGTGGAGCCACGCCGACCAGAAAGGGGCAACACCATCTGGATCCAGTGA